The proteins below are encoded in one region of Pseudomonas sp. SCB32:
- the msrQ gene encoding protein-methionine-sulfoxide reductase heme-binding subunit MsrQ, with translation MRNPLWRAGVFVAALLPPLYWLYQAWIFALGPDPGKALVDRLGQGGLILLLITLSMTPLQKLTRWNGWIQVRRQLGLWCFTYIVLHLSAYAIFILGLDWAQLGVELRKRPYIFVGVTAFLGLLAMAITSNRYSMRRLGTGWKKLHRLIYVILALGLLHMLWVVRSDLERWAIYAAIGCFLMLLRLPPVARQLPLLRNRVITN, from the coding sequence ATGCGCAATCCATTGTGGCGTGCTGGCGTATTCGTCGCAGCCTTGTTGCCGCCGCTTTATTGGTTGTACCAGGCGTGGATCTTCGCCCTCGGGCCGGATCCGGGGAAGGCGCTTGTCGATCGGCTGGGGCAGGGCGGGCTGATCCTGCTGCTGATTACCCTGTCGATGACGCCGCTGCAGAAACTCACCCGCTGGAATGGCTGGATCCAGGTACGCCGGCAGCTGGGTCTGTGGTGCTTCACCTATATAGTGCTGCACCTGAGCGCCTATGCCATCTTCATCCTCGGGCTGGATTGGGCGCAGTTGGGCGTCGAACTGCGCAAGCGCCCTTACATCTTTGTCGGAGTCACCGCCTTCCTTGGGCTGCTGGCCATGGCGATAACCTCCAACCGCTACAGCATGCGCAGGCTGGGTACCGGATGGAAGAAACTGCATCGCCTGATATATGTCATCCTCGCCCTGGGGTTGTTGCATATGCTGTGGGTCGTCCGTTCCGACCTTGAGCGCTGGGCCATATATGCCGCTATCGGGTGTTTCCTGATGCTCTTGCGGCTACCGCCAGTGGCGCGCCAGTTGCCCTTGCTCCGAAATCGGGTCATAACCAACTGA
- the msrP gene encoding protein-methionine-sulfoxide reductase catalytic subunit MsrP translates to MLIKSPRLSDCHESEVTPESLYFSRRQFMSGAIAAAALSGLPRLSLAEGGRYADVESVQSPAWLGEKLAATRWDAVAVKNEVITPFRDATNYNNFYEFGPDKGDPAANAGALKTEPWSVVIDGEVGKPGKYALEDFIKPYQLEERIYRLRCVEAWSMVIPWIGFPISELIKRVEPTSNAKFVRFETLVDRQDMPGVQSNFALIDWPYVEGLRMDEAMHPLAILAVGMYGRALANQNGAPLRLIVPWKYGFKGAKSIVRISFVEEQPKTTWQSLAPNEYGFFANVNPTVDHPRWSQAHERRLPSGLFSPNIRPTLMFNGYADEVASLYAGMDLRKEY, encoded by the coding sequence ATGCTGATCAAGTCCCCCCGCCTTTCCGATTGCCACGAATCGGAAGTCACGCCCGAATCCCTCTATTTCTCCCGCCGCCAGTTCATGTCTGGTGCGATAGCGGCTGCCGCGCTGTCCGGATTGCCTCGTTTGAGCCTTGCCGAGGGAGGGCGTTACGCTGATGTCGAGTCGGTGCAGTCTCCCGCTTGGCTGGGCGAAAAGCTCGCCGCTACCCGCTGGGATGCTGTCGCGGTGAAGAATGAGGTGATCACGCCTTTCAGGGACGCGACGAACTACAACAACTTCTATGAGTTCGGCCCGGATAAAGGCGATCCCGCCGCCAACGCCGGCGCACTGAAAACCGAACCGTGGTCGGTCGTGATCGATGGCGAGGTCGGCAAGCCCGGCAAGTACGCGTTGGAAGACTTCATCAAGCCTTATCAACTGGAGGAGCGCATCTATAGATTGCGCTGCGTCGAAGCCTGGTCGATGGTCATTCCCTGGATCGGGTTCCCGATCTCCGAGCTGATCAAGCGTGTCGAGCCGACTAGTAACGCCAAGTTCGTGCGTTTCGAGACCCTGGTGGATCGTCAGGATATGCCGGGCGTGCAGTCCAACTTCGCCCTGATCGACTGGCCCTACGTCGAAGGGCTGCGGATGGATGAGGCCATGCACCCGCTGGCCATTCTTGCGGTCGGCATGTACGGCAGGGCGCTGGCCAACCAGAATGGCGCGCCGCTGCGGTTGATCGTGCCGTGGAAGTACGGCTTCAAGGGCGCCAAGTCGATTGTGCGCATCAGCTTCGTCGAAGAGCAGCCGAAGACCACCTGGCAGAGCCTGGCACCTAATGAGTACGGCTTCTTTGCCAACGTCAACCCGACTGTCGATCACCCGCGCTGGAGCCAGGCGCACGAGCGTCGTCTGCCCAGTGGATTATTCAGCCCCAATATACGTCCCACCCTCATGTTCAATGGCTATGCCGATGAAGTGGCATCGCTCTATGCGGGAATGGACCTGAGGAAGGAATACTGA